The Candidatus Desulfatibia profunda DNA segment TGCCGCTTGCCAGTCGCGTCACGAATAATATCTAGCATTTCCATGACCCGCTCATTTTCAAACTGGATAAAATCGCTCGTTTCTGTGTTAAACGCATTCAGCGTTTTAAATAGTTCAGGATACATTTGGTGGGCGATTTCTGGAATCATGCTGTCAACAACCAAGGGATCATTCTGGACTGAAGACCACTCAACACCGATATCGTTCAGTATTTTTTGTTTGAATTCTTCATAACGGTCATCTTTGTGCAGTTTTCTTTCAAAAGAGGCTACCTTAAGATTTCTTGAATACCCGGCAAATTGAAGTGCTTTATAGTATAGAACCGTGGAAATCTCCTCCATCGTTGCTCCGGCAAGCATTTCACTAGCCAAATCTAAGAGAACCACTGCCGCCGGAAATCGTTTTGCCACAGTTGCCAGGAGAGCTTTAGTTTGTGGCTTGTGTAGCCGATTTTGAAGGTGCTTTACAAAAGGAACGCCATCTATTTGAACCTGTTCATCAAGGGCAAGCCCTAAATATTTTGTAAATGAGCTTTTTCCAGAGCCATAGAAACCTGACACCCATACACCAACTTCGTTTTGGCCCTCTTCCTCCATGGCAGTTTGCATCCTTGTGAGCAGTTTCTCAATCTGTTCTTCGATGCTTTCCGTAACTACGTATTCTGAAATTTCCGCTTTTAAGCGATTCTCCTGAGAAGCGTCATAAGTGATGACCTTTTCGATAGTTCTATAAATATCTTTGTTTTTATCAAAAAGGCTTTTAATCTTATCCATGTCTACACCCGTTTATAAAATAAGTTAGCCGCCTACGTGCACGGATCGGTAGTTTCCGTCTTCAGGATAATATCCGAGAAATTTCAATCTGGTCTTACCTGTTCGCTCGCCAGGATAGAAAAATATTGTGGGAACGCTGAATTTCCCTTGGAGCTTTCTTTCGATGGCCCCAATTCGCATATAAGGATGCAGAGCCTCAAGATCGGTCACAAGTAAAATGGCCTTCCTATGACCATCCAACTCTGCAAGTTTTTGCTCAAGTCTTGCTTGCAAGGACCCGTTTGCAAGTGTATTTGCGAGTGAAAGGTTCGTTTTTTTCCAATCGTTTGGCGCACGATTGTCCGCCTTCAACCATATTTGTCTTAGAGGTGCATTGTTTAAAATGTTTGAGATGTTATCTAATATCGAAAATAGATGGACATCCCATCCATCATTTTTAAGTTTGGAGATCCACGCCGGCATTTGTCGCTTTACATCTAATATTTTGGCCGGTGAAAACACCAAATAGTAGATTGGCTCAAAGCTAGCGTGACCCAGTTCACGGCCATGGCGAATACGTTCAAGTAACTCGTTAAAATCAGCTTTTAGCGATGACAT contains these protein-coding regions:
- a CDS encoding DUF1788 domain-containing protein — translated: MSSLKADFNELLERIRHGRELGHASFEPIYYLVFSPAKILDVKRQMPAWISKLKNDGWDVHLFSILDNISNILNNAPLRQIWLKADNRAPNDWKKTNLSLANTLANGSLQARLEQKLAELDGHRKAILLVTDLEALHPYMRIGAIERKLQGKFSVPTIFFYPGERTGKTRLKFLGYYPEDGNYRSVHVGG